From a region of the Solanum stenotomum isolate F172 unplaced genomic scaffold, ASM1918654v1 scaffold9649, whole genome shotgun sequence genome:
- the LOC125853146 gene encoding sugar transport protein 8-like, translating to MGGGPIAGETDMDCSRKWLEGIVDVAPDNIDTCISDVSRSAQEVEIHPEVGEIIPLASDTANNVASDTTSSVALASQHQSDVLIQSRLTSVVATILLAVFGGLTIGYAMNITGGTTSMEGFLVTLSKAIHRRKVKATTNNFCTYLNIWLALFTSIPQVSFIPSIWVARALIQSWGRKPVLIIGYILLLVGSIFMAWLPNDVVAVVGLFIIGCSMSFLRQVIRVICRELNVGRMQGCISLLFSVMMQYGNTLAKGINLSTSYNFRSGWRWSFGCCGLFAIPLIPLSLFLTETPRFLIEKGRMDEARVALRRIRRSAVEAEFQDLAASIEREDKRQWRRLSHSPLLMVNIAAQLIQKFIGLDSILFFGPLVLQSIGYSYQASFIAPFIATVIRAGVTGLTDLTYTYFGRRRTLICTCVGMFLAQVCLLGVFLDGVDLIFHMSARSSYIATTFAIPLVGFYSLLDGPSDWTTESHPERTKLLGTSLEMTASTFMSLIMNPAMTWIICSMKVWVFAFFAVVILCVGWLIYIFLPEGAGERDGGPNEDMWRGHWFWRRFLPEEDRDEIV from the exons ATGGGGGGAGGTCCAATAGCTGGGGAAACTGATATGGACTGTAGCCGTAAATGGCTTGAGGGAATTGT GGATGTTGCTCCAGATAATATTGACACATGTATATCTGATGTGTCGAGATCAGCACAAGAA GTGGAAATACATCCTGAAGTCGGTGAAATCATTCCGTTGGCTTCAGACACAGCAAACAACGTTGCTTCAGACACAACAAGTAGTGTTGCTCTAGCTTCACAACATCAAAG cGACGTACTGATCCAATCACGGCTTACTTCGGTTGTTGCTACCATCTTATTGGCAGTATTTGGGGGGCTAACCATTGGTTACGCCATGAATATCACAG GTGGTACTACCTCCATGGAGGGCTTCTTGGTCACACTCTCAAAAGCAATTCACAGAAGAAAGGTGAAGGCCACGACAAATAACTTCTGCACTTATCTCAACATCTGGCTCGCACTCTTCACATCTATTCCGCAAGTCTCGTTCATTCCATCAATATGGGTCGCCCGTGCACTTATCCAATCTTGGGGAAGGAAGCCGGTACTTATTATCGGGTATATACTACTCCTAGTTGGAAGCATCTTCATGGCTTGGTTACCAAATGATGTTGTGGCAGTAGTAGGCCTCTTCATCATCGGATGTAGTATGTCGTTCCTACGACAG GTGATTCGTGTCATATGTCGTGAACTAAATGTAGGACGCATGCAAGGATGCATCTCACTTTTATTTAGTGTTATGATGCAATATGGAAACACCCTGGCCAAAGGTATAAACTTGTCCACTTCCTATAATTTCAGATCTGGATGGCGTTGGTCTTTCGGGTGTTGTGGCCTTTTTGCCATTCCACTAATCCCATTATCTCTCTTTCTTACTGAGACCCCGAGGTTTCTCATTGAGAAAGGGAGAATGGACGAAGCAAGAGTGGCTCTCAGGAGGATAAGAAGAAGTGCAGTGGAAGCAGAGTTCCAGGACTTAGCGGCCTCTATAGAGAGAGAAGACAAGAGGCAATGGAGGAGATTGTCCCACTCGCCTCTTCTAATGGTTAACATAGCGGCCCAACTAATACAAAAATTCATAGGCTTAGACTCGATACTATTCTTCGGGCCTTTAGTCCTTCAGTCCATAGGATACTCCTACCAAGCCTCTTTCATCGCGCCATTCATTGCTACTGTAATTCGGGCTGGAGTCACCGGATTAACCGATCTGACTTACACCTACTTCGGCCGACGGAGGACGCTAATCTGCACATGTGTAGGCATGTTTCTAGCTCAG GTTTGTTTATTAGGTGTTTTCTTGGACGGTGTAGATCTCATCTTTCACATGAGTGCACGGAGTTCCTACATTGCCACAACCTTTGCCATCCCCCTAGTGGGATTTTATTCACTGTTAGATGGACCATCTGATTGGACCACAGAATCACATCCCGAACGAACAAAACTACTTGGCACATCTTTGGAGATGACTGCATCCACATTCATGTCACTGATCATGAACCCAGCAATGACGTGGATTATTTGCTCTATGAAGGTTTGGGTCTTCGCCTTTTTTGCTGTGGTTATTCTCTGTGTTGGGTGGTTAATTTATATATTCCTACCTGAGGGGGCTGGGGAAAGGGATGGTGGACCAAATGAAGATATGTGGAGAGGCCATTGGTTTTGGAGGAGATTTCTTCCAGAAGAGGATCGTGATGAGATAGTGTAG